The Aestuariibius sp. HNIBRBA575 nucleotide sequence CAGAGCCGTCTCACCCATGGCACCACCAAGAATAACGAGCTTGTCGTTGGTCTTGGCATAGCCCTGAACAACCTTCGCCGCAGCGACAGGATCTTCAGAATAGGAGATGACGGTCATGCCCGTCAGGTAGTCAGCAATGCTTGCGCAAGGCTTACCTTCAAGGGCGATTTTGGCGAGCTTGTTCTTTGCAACGCGAACTGCACCACCTGCTTCACGCATTTGCGCACGCAGATCTTGCATTTCAGCAACTGTCAGACCTTCGTAATGGGCTACCACTACGACGCCAGAGCTTTCGAAGATCTGGCCGAGTTCGTCGACCAATTTCTCTTTCTGGGCTCTATCCACAGTTTTACTCCAAATTAGGGAGGCTCACGCCCCCCGGCTCTTATTTACCGGTCAGACCGGCGTTAAAGTCCGCTACGGGGCTGCCAAAGTCGCCCGAGGTAACACCCCGGCCAATCTTGTCTTTCCCGTCTCAGGCAGGAATTATGGGATCAGATGACCCACCCACCGTCTTGGACGAAACGCAAACAGCGCACGACGAATCGCACGCTGGTTGCAAGAGGTGAAATAATCGCTCTGAACCATAAGCACAAGAGCCAGAATGCGTCTGTTATGTGCAATCGGGGGAATAGGTCAATTTGGTGCCGTTTCCTGCCGAAATCGGGGAAACAGTTTACAGGCTACAAAAATCGCCTCATGCTGATTTCCATTATGGTGATCTTCGCTTTCAGTAGCAAACAATTAACACGCATTCAGTAGTCCAGAACACATGACCAGTGACACGCCCAAGAAAGTTATTCGGGACTTAGAAGATTATGCAGGGATTGCATCGGATTGGTTTTGGGAAACCGATGCCAATCATCGATTCCAATATTTTTCGCGGCGCATGCAAGAAGTCACCAAGGTTGACACCAATATCCTGCTCGGGCGGAGCCGTTATGAGGTCCGCTATGCGGGGGTCAGCCCGGAAGGCTGGAAAGCCCACCGCGAAGATCTGGATGCCCACCGGTCCTTTCGAAATTTCGAATACCAATTCCTACGCACCGAAGACGCCTCAGAATTGTGGGTTCGGGTCTCTGGTGACCCTCTCTTTGATGAGGACGGCACCTTTGTTGGGTATCGCGGCACAGGCCATGACGTCACCAAAGAAGTGGTCGCCAAACGCGATCTCATGGCGTCCCTGAAAGAGCTGGAAAAACGCAACAAAGAGCTGGGCGAAGCGCGCACGGCGCTGGAACGCGCCGCCTTTGAGGATATCCTGACCGGGCTGCCCAACCGGCGCGCCTTTGAACGGGACCTGCAACAGGTTTTATCCAACCCCAAATC carries:
- the rplJ gene encoding 50S ribosomal protein L10, with product MDRAQKEKLVDELGQIFESSGVVVVAHYEGLTVAEMQDLRAQMREAGGAVRVAKNKLAKIALEGKPCASIADYLTGMTVISYSEDPVAAAKVVQGYAKTNDKLVILGGAMGETALDVAGVKAVSEMPSREELIASIVGCIGAPGSNIAGAIGAPASNIASILSTIEEKAEAA